Proteins encoded within one genomic window of Hevea brasiliensis isolate MT/VB/25A 57/8 chromosome 8, ASM3005281v1, whole genome shotgun sequence:
- the LOC110646777 gene encoding uncharacterized protein LOC110646777, whose product MSQNRVQPSHDPVKKLKLFSPLDKPCDIFARIFILSFLVSSISLVLYTAFSPQTHSLRLRFPAPKRTVPVPESKHDFGPTNISHILFGIGGSAATWKDRSRYSSLWWDANKTRGFVWLDEIPEYKINDRPEISVPPYRVSSPEWTKFKFSSSRSAVRIARIISDSFRLNLPSVRWFVMGDDDTVYFTENLVSVLAKHDHNQMWYIGGNSESVEQNVMHSYDMAFGGGGFAISYPLAEKLFNILDGCLDRYYYFYGSDQRIWACISEIGVPLTREQGFHQFDIRGNAYGLLAAHPVAPLVSLHHLDYVDSLFPYKNQTDSLKSLNRAYRLDPPRILQQTFCHDYNRKWSISIAWGYTVQLYPFLLPAKDLQTPLQTFKTWRSWSEGPFTFNTQPMKSDPCELPVVFMLEQAEEVGQSGSMTSYQRLEPRPERKCNRTDYAEAMSLQGIIVSALKLDPEYWTKDQARRRQCCDLMGGIKNNNMQIRIRKCRPWETITTER is encoded by the exons ATGAGTCAGAATCGTGTGCAACCGAGTCACGACCCGGTCAAAAAGCTCAAATTATTCTCTCCTCTCGACAAACCGTGCGATATTTTCGCGAGAATTTTCATCCTCTCCTTTCTCGTCTCCTCAATCTCGCTCGTCCTCTACACAGCCTTCTCCCCCCAAACCCACTCGCTCCGCCTCCGTTTCCCCGCCCCAAAACGAACCGTACCAGTGCCCGAGTCCAAACACGATTTCGGTCCCACTAACATCTCCCACATCCTCTTCGGCATCGGCGGATCAGCCGCGACATGGAAGGATCGCAGCCGCTACAGTTCTCTCTGGTGGGACGCAAACAAAACCCGTGGTTTCGTCTGGCTTGACGAAATTCCTGAATACAAAATTAACGACCGCCCCGAAATATCGGTACCGCCTTATCGGGTTTCGTCTCCGGAATGGACTAAGTTCAAATTCTCGAGCTCGAGATCGgcggtgaggatagcgaggataATAAGCGATAGCTTTAGATTGAATTTACCTAGCGTGAGGTGGTTCGTGATGGGAGACGATGATACGGTGTATTTCACAGAGAACTTAGTTTCGGTGTTAGCTAAACATGATCACAATCAGATGTGGTACATTGGAGGGAATTCAGAAAGTGTTGAGCAAAATGTGATGCATTCGTATGATATGGCATTTGGCGGTGGAGGATTCGCGATCAGCTATCCATTAGCAGAGAAATTGTTCAACATACTGGACGGTTGTCTTGATCGGTACTATTATTTCTACGGTTCTGATCAGAGGATCTGGGCGTGTATCAGTGAGATCGGTGTGCCGCTCACCAGAGAACAAGGGTTCCACCAG TTTGATATTAGAGGGAATGCATATGGTCTTCTGGCAGCACACCCAGTAGCCCCACTTGTATCCCTCCATCACCTTGATTATGTGGATTCATTGTTTCCATACAAGAACCAAACGGACTCCCTCAAGTCTCTCAACCGTGCATACCGATTAGACCCGCCCCGTATCCTTCAACAAACCTTCTGCCATGACTACAACCGCAAGTGGTCAATATCAATAGCATGGGGCTATACTGTTCAACTTTACCCCTTCTTATTGCCGGCCAAGGACTTGCAAACGCCATTGCAGACATTCAAAACATGGAGGAGTTGGAGTGAAGGGCCATTCACATTCAATACCCAACCCATGAAGTCTGACCCATGTGAACTTCCTGTTGTTTTCATGCTGGAGCAGGCTGAGGAAGTAGGCCAGAGTGGGTCCATGACTAGTTACCAGAGGCTTGAGCCCAGGCCAGAGAGGAAGTGTAACAGAACAGACTATGCAGAAGCAATGTCATTGCAGGGAATCATTGTATCAGCACTGAAATTAGACCCAGAATACTGGACTAAG GATCAGGCAAGGCGAAGACAGTGCTGTGATCTTATGGGAGGCATAAAGAACAACAATATGCAGATTAGGATTAGAAAATGCAGGCCTTGGGAAACTATTACTACTGAGAGGTAG
- the LOC110646785 gene encoding zinc finger protein 10-like: MEQAQYLMWMKRRQFLNSNFQAWKNPIIDSWEEKAFAEDASATLGGCIWPPRSYSCSFCKREFRSAQALGGHMNVHRRDRARLKQSLSPQNDVFQYQNHTQNPLKSFDSHFPSEVFTLDSGSSLVASTLTSSRVSAMSSQENLSDHTFVSPHPCTIIEEKRKVSPHIHDLSGSDSLGVRLLDIPDSKLEVKNPRDSTGLNRDDFVETDLFMGFNSVVSRKPPSGSYGDFSCKRPKATAFLIKPCSSDRYNYQPELIEPNSTSMEDIDLELRLGKPPKVK, translated from the coding sequence ATGGAGCAAGCTCAATACTTGATGTGGATGAAGAGGAGGCAATTCTTGAATTCGAATTTTCAAGCATGGAAGAACCCAATTATCGATTCTTGGGAAGAGAAAGCTTTTGCTGAAGATGCTTCTGCGACTCTTGGCGGATGCATATGGCCTCCGAGATCTTATTCCTGTAGCTTCTGCAAAAGAGAATTCAGGTCAGCTCAAGCCCTAGGTGGTCATATGAATGTCCATAGGAGGGATAGAGCTAGGCTTAAGCAATCTCTTAGTCCTCAAAATGATGTTTTTCAATATCAAAATCATACCCAAAATCCTCTTAAATCATTTGATTCTCATTTCCCATCTGAGGTTTTCACTTTAGACTCAGGCTCTAGTCTTGTTGCTTCCACTCTTACATCTTCTAGGGTTTCAGCCATGTCCTCTCAAGAAAATTTAAGTGATCATACGTTTGTGTCACCCCATCCTTGTACCATAATTGAAGAAAAGCGTAAAGTATCTCCTCATATCCATGATCTATCTGGGTCAGATTCTTTAGGAGTTAGGCTTCTTGATATTCCAGATTCAAAACTAGAAGTGAAGAATCCAAGGGATTCCACAGGCTTGAATCGTGATGATTTTGTTGAAACTGATTTGTTTATGGGCTTCAATTCTGTTGTTAGCCGAAAACCACCAAGTGGTTCTTATGGTGATTTCAGCTGCAAGAGGCCTAAGGCCACTGCCTTCTTGATTAAACCATGCTCTAGTGATAGATACAATTACCAACCAGAGTTAATTGAGCCTAATTCTACGTCCATGGAAGACATAGATCTTGAGCTCAGGCTTGGTAAGCCACCAAAGGTGAAGTAG
- the LOC110646784 gene encoding thylakoid lumenal 15 kDa protein 1, chloroplastic: MAILNVSLCTKIPPKSPFSLSSTKPLFPSLSRSSIKSQVVLSKHLAEDLAKTSLLAALSASLFLIDPALAFKGGGPYGAEVTRGQDLTGRDFSGKTLIKEDFKTSILRKANFKGAKLLGASFFDADLTGADLSDADLRGADFSLANVTKANLSNANLEGALATGNTSFRGSNITGADFTDVPLRDDQREYLCKVADGVNSTTGNATRDTLLCS; encoded by the exons ATGGCTATTCTCAACGTATCCTTGTGCACCAAAATCCCACCAAAATCCCCTTTCTCCCTCTCCTCCACCAAACCTCTCTTCCCTTCTCTCTCTCGTTCTTCTATCAAATCCCAA GTTGTTCTAAGCAAGCATCTAGCTGAAGATTTAGCTAAAACAAGCCTGCTTGCTGCCCTTTCTGCTTCCCTCTTCTTGATTGACCCCGCACTTGCATTTAAG GGGGGAGGCCCTTATGGTGCTGAAGTGACGAGGGGCCAAGATCTCACAGGCAGGGATTTTAGTGGAAAGACCTTAATTAAAGAAGATTTTAAGACG TCCATATTACGAAAAGCAAATTTCAAAGGGGCAAAGTTGTTGGGAGCTAGTTTCTTTGATGCTGATTTAACAG GCGCTGATCTTTCAGATGCTGATCTTAGAGGTGCAGATTTTTCATTGGCAAATGTGACAAAG GCAAATTTGAGCAATGCTAACTTAGAAGGCGCACTTGCTACTGGAAACACATCTTTTAGGGGTTCAAACATAACTGGAGCAG ATTTCACAGATGTGCCCTTGCGAGATGACCAAAGGGAATACCTTTGCAAAGTTGCAGATGG GGTGAATTCAACAACTGGAAATGCTACCCGTGATACATTGCTTTGCAGctag